In the Nitratiruptor sp. YY09-18 genome, CATTCCAAGAGTTAGCATCGCATCAGTGATGACTGCTGCGCTACTTGGATAGGAGGTATCTTTGTGTTCAGCTTCAGTCCAGATCTCTCCTTTGCTAAAATACCATCGACCCTCATCATAAAACTCCACAATTGCATCATTTACCAAAAGATTAGATAGAGCGAGATACTCTTCATTGAGAGTAGTTTTGTATGCTTCAAGCAAAGCTACAGTAAGATAAGCATAATCTTCCAAAAATGCTTTGATAGTAGGTTCTTTGTCGATAAGGGCACTATGGTAGAGGTGCTGATCTTTATACATTTTTTCCAAAAGCTTTTGCATCGACTCTTCTGCTAGCTCAAAATATTTGTTATCAATGCGAGCGGCGATGTAGAGAGATTTGATGATCATCGCATTCCAGCTTGTAATGATCTTTTTGTCAATAAAAGGATAGCAGCGATCTTTACGCAGCTCTTTGAGGCTTTTGATGGCTCTTTTGCTCTGCTCACACAAAAGTCCTTCTTGTGTGCGGACTATGTTTTTTCCTTCAAAGTTTCCTGCACGTGTGATACCGAGTTTATCGAGAACTGCTCTTATCTCTTTATCACTAAATCCATCCTCTTTGAGTTTTTTGACTACTTCGGCGTATTCGTATACAAAGTATTTGCCCTCTTCACCCTCTGTATCTGCATCACTTGCACTATAAAAGAGCCCTTTTTCATACATATATTCATATAAAAAGTCAGCTATTTCAAATGCTATATCTTTGTAAAACTCATCTTTGGTAGTATGGTAGGCTTTGAGATAACTCTCAAGCAGCAGTGCATTATCATATGCCATCTTCTCAAAATGAGGTACAAGCCACATCTCATCAGTGCTATAGCGGCAAAATCCACCATCTATCAGGTCTCGTAGTCCCCCTTTCGCCATATTTTTGAGTGAATATGTGGCCATATGGAGGGCATCTTCATTGCCGGTGAGGCGATATATATCTAGGAGTGTATTGATGGTGGAAGTATGAGGGAATTTTGGCTTGGAGCCAAATCCTCCATAGACCGGATCAAAGAACTTCTTCGTTGCATCTACAAAGATCTCTGCAATTTTTTTATCAAACTTTATTGCTTTTGTAGGATTTTGGGGCTTGAGATAAGCCATGAGTTCCTCTCCCTGTTTTTCTAGGCTTTGTGGGTCTTCTTGGTAGATTTTGACCATATTTTTGACTAGTTCCAAAAACCCAGGCATCCCATAGCGTGGTTCAGGTGGAATGTATGTAGCAGCAAAAAATGGTTTTTTGTTTGGTGTCATAAATATGCTTAATGGCCATCCCCCTGGACGTTGATTAAGTATTTGATGTATCTCTTGATAAAACTTATCTATATCTGGTCGCTCTTCCCTATCAACCTTAATAGAGGCAAAGTGCTCATTGAGAAATTTTGCTATCTCTTCTTTTTCAAAAACCTCTCTCTCCATTACATGGCACCAGTGACAGCTACTATATCCGATAGAGAGGAAAATGAGCTTGTTTTGATTTTTTGCTTTTTTAAATGCTTCATCACCCCACGGATACCACTCAACTGGATTGTTGGCATGTTGTTGCAAGTAGGGCGATTGCTCATTTTTTAATCTATTTGCCATAGAAAAACCTTTTTTATAAATTTTACCAATGATAAACAGTTTTTCGTTAAAATAAAGCACAATGATAAAATTAAAAGGGGATCTTGTGATGAGAATAGTTGTATTCGTAGCACTTTTACTGCATACACTTTTTGGTTTTGGATTCGTGACTGAACCATCACAGATAGTCCCTGTTGAAAAAGCGTATAAACCGCAAGTCTCTTTAAATAATAATAGGCTTGATGTGAATATTTCAATTGATAAAAGCGCATATCTTTACAAAAAATATATCAAACTCAAAATAAACAATCAAGAGGTAAAGCTCCACCTTCCACCTGCATTTAAAGAGCATGGTGAAGAGGTGTATGAGAAGCAGCTTAATTTCAGCGTGCCTCTAAAAATGAGTGGAAAAATCGATGTGGATTTAGAGTATCAAGGGTGTAATAAGGCTGGAGTATGTTATCCACCACAACAAAAGCACTTTACTTTTACCATCGAAGAGCCCCAAGCTGCATCTGCTAAAAAATCTCAAACTCCCAAACTCTCTGAAGCTGATAGCATTGCTTCTACATTGCAAAAAGGCTCTCTTGGCGTGATATTGGCTACATTTTTTGGATTTGGTGTTTTACTAGCTCTTACTCCTTGTGTCTTTCCTATGATTCCTATCCTCTCCTCTTTAATAGTTGGTGCGAAGAATATGAATACCAAAAAGGCATTTCTCTACTCAGTTGTCTATGTATTGGCAATGAGTATCGCATATACAGGAGCTGGAGTATTAGCTGGTATTTTTGGAGCAAATTTACAAAGTGCACTGCAAAATCCTCTCATTATCATCCTCTTTGCTCTCATTTTTGTAGTATTGGCGCTAAGTATGTTTGGTTTTTATGAGATAGGTCTGCCTGCATCGTGGCAGACAAAAATTGCCCAAAAGAGTGACGAAGCAGGAAGTAAAGGTGGATTGATCGGTGTGGCTATAATGGGATTTTTATCAGCACTCATAGTGGGACCATGCGTTGCGCCACCACTTGCTGGAGCACTGATCTATATTGGCCAGACAGGAGATGCCATCTTGGGTGGATTGGCTCTTTTTGCTATGAGTTTGGGTATGGGTCTGCCATTATTGCTTGTGGGTGTTGGAGCAGGTAAATTCATGCCAAAACCTGGTGGCTGGATGGAAGCAGTGAGCAAGGTCTTTGGTGTGATAATGCTAGGACTTGCAATTTGGATGTTAGAGCGTATCTTGCCGCCCGCAGTGACTATGTTTTTGTGGGGAGTGCTCTTTATTGGGAGTGCGGTATATCTGCGCGCTCTTGAGCAGATACCAGAGGAAGCTCACTGGTTTGTCTATTTTAAAAAGAGTGTAGGAATAGTGCTTCTTATCTATGGAGTATTTGTACTCTATGGCTCCCTCAAAGGTGCTACTAATGTTTTGAAGCCTTTTGGATTTATTGAGCAATCAGTGACTAATCAAATACAAAAGAGCATTTTTGAGCCAATATCAAGCTTGGATGAACTCAAAAAAATACTTGCAACTGCTAAAAAACCGGTTATGGTAGATGTGACAGCCAAATGGTGCGCAAGCTGCAAAGAGCTTGAGGAGAATACTTTCAGTGATCCAAGGGTGCGCCAAAAACTTGGAGAATTTCGGGCTTTGCGGCTAGATATGACGAAGAACACCCCGCAGGCCAAAGAATTTTTGCGCCATTTTGGTCTCTTTGGCCCGCCTGCAATCATCTTTTTTGATAGAAGTGGAAAAGAGATAAAAAATCTTCGTATAATAGGATATAAGGATCCAAATGAGTTTTTGGAGATCTTGAATAAAGCACAAAGGATGCAGTAATGAGATATATTCTTGCTTTAATACTTTTAGCTTTTATGCTTTTAGCAGCAGATTTTGACTGGATTGCTTATGATAAAGCTTTCTTAAAAGCAAAAAAACTCAATAAACCTATAATGGTAATGATTAGTCAAAAAAACTGTCCTACATGTGAATATATGGATGATGTTGCTTTTGAAAATGAGGAGCTAGTTGATTTTGTAGAGTATAACTTCATTCCTGTCAAAATCGATCTTGATGAAGCTAAAAAGCTAGGACTTAAAGCGTATGGAACTCCGACATTTTACTTTTTGCGTCCCAATGGCAAACCATTTGAACCACCTTTAGTAGGAGGAGCCGCTGCAAAAGTCTTTTTAGATAAACTCAAAGAGATAAAGGCTGATTATGGTCATTAAGAATGCAAAGGTTGTAAATTTTGATAGTGAATTTCTCGCAGATGTTAAAATCGAAAATGGAACAATCACGCATATCGGACACGGTTTAGAAGATGATGAGGTTTTGGATATTGAAGGGAGATACCTTCTGCCAGGGCTTATTGACTTAAATGTTCGCACTTTAGATGACAAGATCAATAGTGATAGCTTCACCAAACTAGCACAAAACGCCAAAAGTGGTGGTGTGGCTCATATTGCTCTCATTGCAGATTTGCAACATCCTATTAATGACGAGATAACGCTGGAATTTGTCAAATCTCAAAAAGTAGATATAGATATCTATCCACTGGTGATGGCGCTCAAAGATGAGAAGAGTCTTAGTGAATTGGCAATTTTGCTCAAAAAAGGGGCTTTGTCTATCTATACTCCCTCAGATATCAATGAGTATCTTTTGGCTAGAGTCTTTGAGTATGCCAAAAAGAGTAGTGTTGTTATACATATAGAGCCAAAAAACGGTGTCTTTCGTGATGTTGGTGTGATGAATGAGTCTGAGGTCTCTTTTCGTTTGGGGCTTGGGGGAATAAGTGAGCTTGAAGAGGTGAGTGAGATAGCTAAGATTTTGGAGTTTGCAAACTATTATAAAGTCCCGGTGCTTTTTAAGAGTATATCGACTCCGAGAGGATTGGAGCTCATAGCAAAGAGTAGGTATGCATACGCAGAGGTCTCTGTCCATCATCTTCTCTTTACCGACGAGGCGTGTGAAGGGTATAACACCTTTGCAAAGCTCTCACCACCACTGCGCAGCAAAGAGCAAAGAGCAGCACTCTTGCGAGCCTTGCAAACTGGCAAAATCGATCTGCTCACATCACTCCACTCTCCCAAATCCATAGTCAACAAAGATGTGAGCTTTGATGAAGCGAGTTTTGGAATCGATGCCCTAGGCTACTATCTTCCACTTCTTTATGATAGACTGGTAGCTTCAGAAGTGATCTCTTTTTCTAAGCTTATTGAACTTACAGCTACAAATCCTGGCTGTTTCCTTGGCAAAAGAATAGGAAAAATCGAAGAGGGATATAGAGCGGACCTGGTGGTTTTTGATCCAAAGAGTTCTACACATGTAAGTGTGCCATCTTTGTATACAAACCAGATGCTGCAAGGAGGTGTTGAGAAATTGATGAAAGATGGAGAGCTGGTATATGGGTAGTTTTCTCAAAAAATTTTTAGGCTTTTTCTTTTTGCTTTTTAGTGCAGGATTTGTATGCTGGTATCCACTCATATATCTTATAAAGAATTAATATGCCACTAGCCAAACGATATGAGGGAAAAATCGTCAAACATACCAAAACCATAGGTATTCTCCTCTACCTCTTTATCATTCCACCTCTCATAGCCACTATCGCTGCAGTTATCGTGCTTGATATCAAGAGCTTTATGCTCAATCTTCTCTCATTTTTGCTCTTCTTTGCAGCCTTGTATCTGAGCAAGAAAGGGTTTGCACAAGAGTTTGCATACAAGCAAGCTGCATTTGCACAAGCTCCAAAGATTCCCTATAAACTACTAGGGGCGCTCACGTTAGCAGTTGCAGTCTTTTATACCTCATTTGCAATATCCCATCGATCGTTTTTGCATGCGCTCTTTTTAGCACTCATCGCATTTGCTGGTTATGTGCTTTGGTATGGTCTTGATCCAAAAGAGGACAAAATACCAGATACGAAAGATGTAGGTTACAAAGTGGCCTTGCAAACAATCAATGAAGCAAAAGAGCGCTTAAATGCAATCGAAGGGCAGGCTGCAAAGATAAAAAATGAGGATTTAAGAAAGAGAGTCTATGCAACTATAGAAAAAGCAAGAAAAATCATAGATGAAGTTGAGAAAAAGCCCTATTTTGTACGAGAATTGCGTAAATTTCTCGTCGTCTATATCGATGGAGTCTATGAGGTGACAGAGTCTTACATCAAAGTGCAAGAGTCTTTGACACAAGAGAAAAAACAAGAGCTCTTTTGGCTTCTTGAAGATGTGCAAAAGCGCTTTGATAAAGAGCTCAAAAAAATTGAAAACAGGGGTGCTACAGAGCTTGATATCAAGATGGATACACTCAATTTACAAATTAATGAATAAAGGATAAAAGATGCAAAAAGAGATCAAAGAAAAAATTGAACATGAAATTAGCAAGCAAGACTCTTCAATCTTACCACCTTTAGAAGAGAGTGAACAAAAGATAATCGAAGAGCTTAAAAAGAGTCTTGATTTTACCAATCGTAATGCAGTGATTACATTTGGTGTAGAGGCACAAGAGAAGCTTGATGAGATCTCAAGCTCTATGATTGAAGGAGTTAAAAACAAAGATCTAGAAGAGGCTGGTGAGACTCTCAATAAGATGGTGCTGACTCTCCGAGGATTTAATGTAGAAAACCTCAAAGATGAAGAGCTTCCATGGTGGAAAAAACTCCTTGGCTTTACCTCTCCAATTGTCGAGACGCTCCAGCAATATGAAGAGGTGAAGGATCAGATTGAGCTTATTGCAAATGATCTAGAAAAGCACAAAGCCAAACTCATGCAAGATATGGTAGCCCTTGAGAAGCTCTATGAGGCTAATCTTGACTATTTTAGAAAGCTTGAGCTCTACATCAAAGCTGGAGAAGAGAAGATCAAAGAGCTCGATGAAAAGATCATTCCAGAGTTTGAAAAAAAGGCTCATGAGGGAGAGCTTATCGATGCACAAAACCTTCGCGAAATAAAAGAGTTTCGCGATGAGCTTGAAAGACGCGTGCATGATCTCAAACTCTCTCGCCAAGTCGCAATGCAAGCACTTCCAAGTATTAGACTCATTCAAGAAAATGACAAGGCACTTATCAATAAGATCACTTCAACTCTTGTGAATACCATTCCTCTTTGGCGCAATCAGCTTGCACAAGTTGTCACAGTCTATCGCAGTAGAGGAGCCGCAAAATCTCTCAAAGCTTCTGCAGATCTTACCAACGAACTCCTAGAAAAAAATGCCGAAGCATTGAAAATGGCAAACAAAGAGGTCAAAGAGCAGGTAGAGCGAGGAGTCTTTGATATCGAAAGCATCAAAAAAGCAAATCAAACTCTCATTGACACGCTCCATGAATCGATGCAGATTGCTGATGAGGGAAAAAAACAGCGTGAGCTTGCTGAAAAAGAGCTCCATAAGCTTGAGAGTGAACTCAAAAATGCGCTTATTGAGATGAAGAGGAAAAAAGAGGCGAGCAATGGGACTCTTTGATTGGCTTCGTGGGCAGTTTATAGACGTTATAGAGTGGCTTGATGATAGTAGCGATACTATAGTCTATCGCTTTCCAAGGCATGAGAATGAGATAAAATATGGAGCAAAGCTTATTGTCAGGCCTGGACAAAAGGCAGTCTTTGTCAATGAGGGGCAAATTGCAGATGTGCTAGGACCTGGAACGTGGCAGCTTGAGACCAAAAACTTACCGATACTCACTGATTTGCAGCATTGGGATCATGGGTTTACCTCTCCTTTTAAGGCTGAAGTATACTTTGTAAATACCAAGCGCTTTGGTGATCTGAAGTTTGGTACCAAAACACCAATTATTGTCAATGATCCACAGCTTGGTCCTGTGCGTCTCAAAGCCTATGGTACCTATGAGATTCGCATCAAGGATCCTGCAAAGATTTTACGAGAACTCTCAAGTACAGATGGAAACTTCACAACTGAAGAGATTGAAAAGTTTTTGGCTAATCTCATCCTTGCAAAACTTCCAATAGTTCTAGCAAAAAGTGGAATCTCTATCTTTGATTTGGCCAAGCATTATGATAGGCTTGGAGAGAAAATAAAAGAGGAGCTGCAGCCATATTTTGATGATTATGGGGTATTGTTAGAGAAGATACTGCTCCAAAGTATATCCCTACCAAAAGAGCTCCAAAAAGCTATTGATGCAAAGGGTGCACAAAATGTCCTCGGTGATATGCAAGAGTTTATCAAATATAAAAGTGCGCAAGGAATCGAGAAGGGTGGAAGTGCATCAGATATAGTAGGACTTGGAGCAGGGCTTTATGCAGCTAAAGAGATGTTTGAAGAAAAGACTACTCCTCCGCCACTACCGCAAGAGCACTACTACATAGCAATGGAGAATAAGCCTATGGGACCTGTGAGTAAAGATCAACTCCAAAAGATGATAGTGCAGGGTGAGCTAAAGCCAGATACACTGCTGTGGCAAGAGGGTATGGAGCAGTGGCAAAGAGCAGATGAAGTAGTAAAAGAGCTATTCAAAAAGATCCCTCCACCAATAGATGAAAGTTGAAGTAAAAAAGCTTGAGTGCCCCTCTTGCGGGGCGGATCTGCGCTATGAGTGCGATAAATTAGCCTGCGCATATTGTGGCTATGAAGAGCAGTTATCTTTGCAACCCACTATGCCACACTATATTCCAGTCTATCAAATAGAGCCAGAGAATGAAGCAAAAGAGTATCAATGCGTCAGTTGTGGAGCTAGCTTTGCTACCGATAGTGTTGCTACACTGTGCCCCTACTGCAAAAGTGCACTCATTGGAGAGTTTACTAATACGCTCCGGCCCTTTGGCTTCATTCCTTTTGTAGTGTGCGCAAAAGAGGCAAAGAGAAGAATCAAAAAACATATTCACTCTTTGTGGTTCGCTCCAGATGATTTTATAAAAGATTATCGCAAACATAGAGATATTACACCCTTTTATTATCCCTTGTGGCTCTTTAATATGGATGTAACTGCACAATATGAAGGCAGACGTGGAGAGTATTACTATATTACCCAAACGCGCTATGTCAATGGAAAGCCGGTGCAGGTACAAGAGCGTAGAACCAGATGGTATCCAGCAAGCGGAGTTGTCAATTTACAATTTCATAATATACCAGTAGGTGGATACAAAAATATGAGTAGTTTGTTAAGACAACTGCGATATGATCTGAGATCATGCAATAGTGTAGACAAACAGTATCTTAGTGGTATAGAGACAAAAGAGTTTGATATTGGGTCTCAAGAAGCGAAGATTTTAGCTCAAATATCACTCCATGGCGCCATACGCAGGGCTATTAAGCAAGATATCGGAGGCGATACCCAGCAGATCATCTCCTATTTACCACACTTTTATAACGAAGAGATGAGCTATATTTTAGTTCCATTATACCACTTTAGCGTCAAATTCAAAGGCAAAGAGTACATCTACTTTGTCAACGGAGAGAGTGGGGAAGTGGTAGGGGAGAGGCCCTATAGTTGGATCAAAATATTTTTCTTTATATTGTTTCTCCTAGCTCTTTTGGGTGGTGGAATCTATCTTTTGGACAGATTTGGTTACTTCTCTTAGCGGCTTATGAACAAAGAGGATGCCGATGGCACTAGAGAGAAGGGTAATGAGAAAAAAGAGAAAACTCATAGCGATTCCAACTGAAGGCTCTTTGCCAATAATTTTGAGGCCATAGAGGAAGGTAAACTCCCTCGCCCCCACCCCACCAATAGTCAGAGGCAATACTGCTACAATGCTAGAAATTAAAAAGAGTGTTAGATAGTCTACCATTTCACTCTGGACATGGAGCGCTTTGAGAATTGCATAAGCACTCGCAACTTGCAAGAGCTGCACAAGTAATCCTAAAAGAGTAGTAGCAACGATATATGTCATAAATTTTGCAAAGAGCTTTTTATGAAGAATGAGAAAAACGGGATAGGCTAAGAGTGCTGTTGCAATTGCTAAGAGGTTAAGTAGTTCAGAAAACTTTGCAAAACTGCTTTCAAGCCAAAGGAGTGCAGCTAAAAATAGAAGTGCTACAAGACCACTGAGACGATCGAGGAGTGTAGCAGCTACGAGATTTTTATATCCACATTTATGTCTATTTTGCAAAAGGTAGATCTTATATCCATCTCCTCCTATACCTCCTGGCAAGAAGAGATTATAAAACATTCCTACATAGTAGAGGCGAAGAGCCTCAAGTTCGCTTAAAACTACGCCAATATCTTTGAAGTAGTAGTTAAGGCGCACTGAGCTTACAATCTTAGAGAGATTGAAGAGTATAAAGGCGCCAATGAGCCAGAGAGGATCGCTTCTTTGGACGATCTGAAGCAGTTTTTTTGTATCGATTTGCAAAAGAACAAAGAGCAATAGCGCAAGAGAGAGCGCTATTTTTATAAAGATTTTGAGTTTTTTCACTTATGCCCTTGGTAGATCTCTTTGACAACGTAGGGCTTTTTGTTTTGGGATTCATAGTATGTACGCATCATGATCTCAGCCAAAAATCCAGTGGTAATGAGCTGAATACCTACAAGGGTGAGCATAACCCCAAGAATGAGCAGAGGTCTTCCTCCAATATCTTGGCCAAAGAGTTTGAGAATAAAGAGATAGAGATCTATGAGTGCTCCAATTCCAAAAGAGATAAATCCTAGTGTCCCAAAAAGGTGCATCGGCTTTGTACCATATTTTTGGAAAAAGAGCATGAGAAGCAGGTCACTTATGACTTTGAAAGTTCTACCTATGCCATATTTACTCTGCCCATGAATGCGTGGATGGTGGCGTACATTCATCTCTGTCATCTTCGCACCATAGAGTTTGGCAAGCACCGGTATGAAGCGGTGAAGTTCTCCATAGAGCCCTAGGTTTTTTGCTACATCTTTTTTGAAAAGTTTTAAGGTACAACCATAATCTTGCAAATAGACACCTGTACTTTTGCGGATGATCCAATTAGCAATTTTGCTAGGGATCTTGCGCAAAACCAATCCATCTTGGCGATTTGCTCTCACACCTGCTACTACATCCCATCCCTCTTTTTGCATCTTTTCTAGCATCAAAGGAATATCTCGTGGATCGTTTTGTAAATCTCCATCAATTGTAGCTATCACATCTCCTGAGGCAGCGTCTATGCCTGCTGCCATTGCAAGACTTTGGCCAAAGTTGCGGCTAAAGACTATGAGTTTAGTGCGCTCATCTGCAAGTTCTTTGATTTTTTGCACTGTATTGTCTGTTGAGCCATCATCTACAAATATAAGCTCATAATCAAGCCTAGCAAGAGCTTCACGCAAAGCTTTAAAAAGTGGTTCAATATTATCCTCTTCATTCATTACTGGTATGACTACCGATAATTTCATTCCTGTTCCTTTCAAACATCAATCTATATAGAATTATTGCAACAAGGTAGACAACAACACTGCTACATACTACATCGCTGAGGAAATGGCCTCCTTGTATAATTCTAACATAACCAACTATCCCTCCCCATAAAAGCGCTAGGAGTGCCACAATATATCTTTTCTTACCTCTTAATAGTGGTACGAGGGCCAAAAAGTAAAAAGCAGCTGCAGCGTGTCCGCTGCTAAATGAGCAGTTATGCTGGCACTGGTTGGTAATTTGCAAAGCGGGAGTAAACTTTTTTGTGCCTCCAAATTGGACAATCTGTGATGGACGGGCGCGGCCAAAATGCTCTTTGAAAACAACACTTACAATAAGACCAGGACCCAAAGCTAGCACTAGAAGAAGGTAGGCTATAACCTTTTTGCTTACTATCTCTTTTTTTGTAATAAAAGAATAAAAAAATAGCAAAATAAGTGTTAAAACAAAAAGGATCAATACGATTTGTGTCGCTTTGTAGATAAATTTTGCAAACCACCAATCATGAAGATAAAAACCGTTATGGTAGAAGTAGCTACTCACTTTGAGATCAATTGATGGAAAGAGATAAAAGAGCAGACAGAGTGCAACTGCTAAGAGAGTAGCTCTCATCTATACCCTTTAAAATCTCGTGCTTCGAAGATATAGTAGGTGCGTGAATAATCTTTATAAAGTTGGATTTTGATAGTTGTTATTTTTTTAAAAGATGCAAAATAGCGTGCTGCTTGGAGATTGTTTGATTTTGTTATATAGATGTAGTTTTGGTGCAGTTTTGGTGGGTTGAAGAGATGGTACTGGCTTGCTTTGACATGTTTTGGATTGAGCATTGCAGCGTCAAATGGATGAGGCTTGAGGTAGTAAATCATCTCTGCCATAGTTGTGCGATCATCGAAGAGCAGCTTGTAGCCGGGATAGTTTTTGAGAATT is a window encoding:
- a CDS encoding thioredoxin domain-containing protein, giving the protein MANRLKNEQSPYLQQHANNPVEWYPWGDEAFKKAKNQNKLIFLSIGYSSCHWCHVMEREVFEKEEIAKFLNEHFASIKVDREERPDIDKFYQEIHQILNQRPGGWPLSIFMTPNKKPFFAATYIPPEPRYGMPGFLELVKNMVKIYQEDPQSLEKQGEELMAYLKPQNPTKAIKFDKKIAEIFVDATKKFFDPVYGGFGSKPKFPHTSTINTLLDIYRLTGNEDALHMATYSLKNMAKGGLRDLIDGGFCRYSTDEMWLVPHFEKMAYDNALLLESYLKAYHTTKDEFYKDIAFEIADFLYEYMYEKGLFYSASDADTEGEEGKYFVYEYAEVVKKLKEDGFSDKEIRAVLDKLGITRAGNFEGKNIVRTQEGLLCEQSKRAIKSLKELRKDRCYPFIDKKIITSWNAMIIKSLYIAARIDNKYFELAEESMQKLLEKMYKDQHLYHSALIDKEPTIKAFLEDYAYLTVALLEAYKTTLNEEYLALSNLLVNDAIVEFYDEGRWYFSKGEIWTEAEHKDTSYPSSAAVITDAMLTLGMLVDERYIRLAFETIEFYSDKIYRYATWAAKFIEDVLRFVYEDRVLKANEELLSKCKDIDSVRYPFVLLKEVEHDKYTLCNRNACFLETNDCDAVKRELDA
- the dsbD gene encoding protein-disulfide reductase DsbD, with the protein product MRIVVFVALLLHTLFGFGFVTEPSQIVPVEKAYKPQVSLNNNRLDVNISIDKSAYLYKKYIKLKINNQEVKLHLPPAFKEHGEEVYEKQLNFSVPLKMSGKIDVDLEYQGCNKAGVCYPPQQKHFTFTIEEPQAASAKKSQTPKLSEADSIASTLQKGSLGVILATFFGFGVLLALTPCVFPMIPILSSLIVGAKNMNTKKAFLYSVVYVLAMSIAYTGAGVLAGIFGANLQSALQNPLIIILFALIFVVLALSMFGFYEIGLPASWQTKIAQKSDEAGSKGGLIGVAIMGFLSALIVGPCVAPPLAGALIYIGQTGDAILGGLALFAMSLGMGLPLLLVGVGAGKFMPKPGGWMEAVSKVFGVIMLGLAIWMLERILPPAVTMFLWGVLFIGSAVYLRALEQIPEEAHWFVYFKKSVGIVLLIYGVFVLYGSLKGATNVLKPFGFIEQSVTNQIQKSIFEPISSLDELKKILATAKKPVMVDVTAKWCASCKELEENTFSDPRVRQKLGEFRALRLDMTKNTPQAKEFLRHFGLFGPPAIIFFDRSGKEIKNLRIIGYKDPNEFLEILNKAQRMQ
- a CDS encoding DUF255 domain-containing protein, translating into MRYILALILLAFMLLAADFDWIAYDKAFLKAKKLNKPIMVMISQKNCPTCEYMDDVAFENEELVDFVEYNFIPVKIDLDEAKKLGLKAYGTPTFYFLRPNGKPFEPPLVGGAAAKVFLDKLKEIKADYGH
- a CDS encoding amidohydrolase family protein, giving the protein MVIKNAKVVNFDSEFLADVKIENGTITHIGHGLEDDEVLDIEGRYLLPGLIDLNVRTLDDKINSDSFTKLAQNAKSGGVAHIALIADLQHPINDEITLEFVKSQKVDIDIYPLVMALKDEKSLSELAILLKKGALSIYTPSDINEYLLARVFEYAKKSSVVIHIEPKNGVFRDVGVMNESEVSFRLGLGGISELEEVSEIAKILEFANYYKVPVLFKSISTPRGLELIAKSRYAYAEVSVHHLLFTDEACEGYNTFAKLSPPLRSKEQRAALLRALQTGKIDLLTSLHSPKSIVNKDVSFDEASFGIDALGYYLPLLYDRLVASEVISFSKLIELTATNPGCFLGKRIGKIEEGYRADLVVFDPKSSTHVSVPSLYTNQMLQGGVEKLMKDGELVYG
- a CDS encoding 5-bromo-4-chloroindolyl phosphate hydrolysis family protein, whose amino-acid sequence is MPLAKRYEGKIVKHTKTIGILLYLFIIPPLIATIAAVIVLDIKSFMLNLLSFLLFFAALYLSKKGFAQEFAYKQAAFAQAPKIPYKLLGALTLAVAVFYTSFAISHRSFLHALFLALIAFAGYVLWYGLDPKEDKIPDTKDVGYKVALQTINEAKERLNAIEGQAAKIKNEDLRKRVYATIEKARKIIDEVEKKPYFVRELRKFLVVYIDGVYEVTESYIKVQESLTQEKKQELFWLLEDVQKRFDKELKKIENRGATELDIKMDTLNLQINE
- a CDS encoding toxic anion resistance protein, whose protein sequence is MQKEIKEKIEHEISKQDSSILPPLEESEQKIIEELKKSLDFTNRNAVITFGVEAQEKLDEISSSMIEGVKNKDLEEAGETLNKMVLTLRGFNVENLKDEELPWWKKLLGFTSPIVETLQQYEEVKDQIELIANDLEKHKAKLMQDMVALEKLYEANLDYFRKLELYIKAGEEKIKELDEKIIPEFEKKAHEGELIDAQNLREIKEFRDELERRVHDLKLSRQVAMQALPSIRLIQENDKALINKITSTLVNTIPLWRNQLAQVVTVYRSRGAAKSLKASADLTNELLEKNAEALKMANKEVKEQVERGVFDIESIKKANQTLIDTLHESMQIADEGKKQRELAEKELHKLESELKNALIEMKRKKEASNGTL
- a CDS encoding SPFH domain-containing protein — its product is MGLFDWLRGQFIDVIEWLDDSSDTIVYRFPRHENEIKYGAKLIVRPGQKAVFVNEGQIADVLGPGTWQLETKNLPILTDLQHWDHGFTSPFKAEVYFVNTKRFGDLKFGTKTPIIVNDPQLGPVRLKAYGTYEIRIKDPAKILRELSSTDGNFTTEEIEKFLANLILAKLPIVLAKSGISIFDLAKHYDRLGEKIKEELQPYFDDYGVLLEKILLQSISLPKELQKAIDAKGAQNVLGDMQEFIKYKSAQGIEKGGSASDIVGLGAGLYAAKEMFEEKTTPPPLPQEHYYIAMENKPMGPVSKDQLQKMIVQGELKPDTLLWQEGMEQWQRADEVVKELFKKIPPPIDES
- a CDS encoding lysylphosphatidylglycerol synthase transmembrane domain-containing protein — its product is MKKLKIFIKIALSLALLLFVLLQIDTKKLLQIVQRSDPLWLIGAFILFNLSKIVSSVRLNYYFKDIGVVLSELEALRLYYVGMFYNLFLPGGIGGDGYKIYLLQNRHKCGYKNLVAATLLDRLSGLVALLFLAALLWLESSFAKFSELLNLLAIATALLAYPVFLILHKKLFAKFMTYIVATTLLGLLVQLLQVASAYAILKALHVQSEMVDYLTLFLISSIVAVLPLTIGGVGAREFTFLYGLKIIGKEPSVGIAMSFLFFLITLLSSAIGILFVHKPLREVTKSVQKIDSTTQKS
- a CDS encoding glycosyltransferase family 2 protein, which encodes MKLSVVIPVMNEEDNIEPLFKALREALARLDYELIFVDDGSTDNTVQKIKELADERTKLIVFSRNFGQSLAMAAGIDAASGDVIATIDGDLQNDPRDIPLMLEKMQKEGWDVVAGVRANRQDGLVLRKIPSKIANWIIRKSTGVYLQDYGCTLKLFKKDVAKNLGLYGELHRFIPVLAKLYGAKMTEMNVRHHPRIHGQSKYGIGRTFKVISDLLLMLFFQKYGTKPMHLFGTLGFISFGIGALIDLYLFILKLFGQDIGGRPLLILGVMLTLVGIQLITTGFLAEIMMRTYYESQNKKPYVVKEIYQGHK